In Thunnus maccoyii chromosome 3, fThuMac1.1, whole genome shotgun sequence, the following proteins share a genomic window:
- the ccdc51 gene encoding mitochondrial potassium channel: protein MRYRGAQICLWAHGSCCLSRLFPPGSLPGRIVLVRTYSAHHQPGSPPPTNPAPPEGKGGAEVVKEHALAALQHAGDVGRQWGQWSAQMTTATVNNWWERYEEFVGLNEVRKAQTKVTEAEAAFMVARGMVREAHSSLEALQGRLKEVRDRLDRVSREEAHYLELATMEHKLLQEERRLRTAYENAEAAEREKFALFSAGVRESHEKERTRAERTKNWSIIGSVLGALIGVMGSTYVNRVRLQELKSLLLEAQKGPESLQEALRVQAGNHRSQQDELRMLIDSLRFTLKDAFTKKDDSLQEKESPTSDSPVVPISALKDLHIGSERTESLLESLPPQLGQLEQGLGRVESEVSVVRRLLETSPQREIQASQPQPERPERPARGDQWESEVVVKSLEETQRTLGEGIRKNTFYNAVFAYTATAITISAVYMLLRGTG, encoded by the exons ATGAG GTACAGAGGAGCTCAGATCTGTCTCTGGGCTCATGGCTCATGCTGTTTATCCCGCCTCTTCCCGCCTGGATCTCTGCCTGGCAGAATCGTTCTGGTCCGAACCTACAGTGCTCACCATCAGCCTGGCTCCCCCCCACCTACTAACCCAGCCCCTCCTGAGGGGAAGGGAGGAGCCGAGGTGGTGAAGGAGCACGCCCTGGCTGCCTTACAG catgCAGGTGATGTGGGGCGGCAGTGGGGTCAGTGGTCGGCTCAGATGACCACCGCCACAGTCAACAACTGGTGGGAGAGGTACGAGGAATTCGTCGGTCTCAACGAGGTCCGCAAGGCCCAAACCAAGGTCACTGAG GCTGAGGCAGCGTTCATGGTGGCCAGAGGGATGGTACGAGAGGCTCATTCCAGCTTGGAGGCTCTGCAGGGCAGGCTGAAGGAGGTCAGAGACCGGCTGGACAGAGTCTCCAGGGAGGAGGCTCACTACCTGGAGCTGGCAACGATGGAGCACAAACTGCTGCAG GAAGAGCGTCGTCTCCGGACAGCCTACGAGAACGCcgaggctgcagagagggagaagtTCGCCTTGTTTTCAGCAGGCGTCAGGGAGAGCCACGAGAAGGAGAGGACGAGAGCCGAACGCACCAAGAACTGGTCCATCATCGGCTCGGTGCTCGGAGCCCTGATCGGGGTCATGGGATCAACGTACGTCAACCGCGTCCGCCTGCAG GAGCTTAAGAGTCTGTTGCTGGAGGCCCAGAAAGGTCCAGAGAGCCTGCAGGAAGCCCTCAGGGTTCAGGCTGGAAACCATCGCTCCCAGCAGGACGAGCTCAGAATGCTCATCGACAGCCTCAGGTTCACTCTGAAGGACGCCTTCACGAAGAAGGACGACTCCCTTCAGGAAAAGGAAAGTCCGACTTCAGACTCACCTGTTGTGCCTATTTCAGCCTTAAAAGACCTCCACATTGGCAGCGAAAGGACAGAGTCCCTCCTGGAGTCCCTCCCACCACAACTGGGCCAACTGGAGCAAGGACTCGGTCGGGTAGAGAGCGAAGTGTCTGTGGTGAGGAGGCTGCTGGAGACCAGTCCACAGAGGGAAATACAGGCTAGTCAGCCGCAGCCGGAGAGGCCTGAAAGACCAGCGAGAGGGGACCAGTGGGAGTCTGAGGTGGTGGTTAAGAGTCTAGAGGAAACCCAGAGGACACTGGGAGAAGGAATTAGGAAAAACACCTTTTATAACGCTGTGTTCGCGTACACTGCCACCGCCATCACCATCTCTGCTGTCTACATGCTGCTTAGAGGAACTGGTTAG